From a single Candidatus Bipolaricaulota bacterium genomic region:
- a CDS encoding UDP-N-acetylmuramoyl-L-alanyl-D-glutamate--2,6-diaminopimelate ligase: MSRRLSSLARALEIAPVPEWERIEVVGIAQDSRRVRPGEIFVAIPGFVADGHDYIPDAVARGAIAVVGERRVEASVPQLVVPDSRIALAQLAAAFYGDPTRELFTVGVTGTNGKTTVCHLSAHLLGEGRTALLSTVALEERGIHAVTTPESPFIQRFARAALDSGRENLVIEASSAGLALHRTDGVDFDAAVFTNLTHDHLDFHPDWDSYLAAKLRLFQGLKPGAAAIVNRDDPAAPRFIAATQGRVLTYAIHRAADLRAIEIEYHRDRTAFTLVAQGSEVRIELRLPAEYNVYNALAAAGVGLAKGLELAEIGEALRTAPAVPGRHQTLRAVTGATVIVDFAHSPDSLARTLRFLRPRYRRVICVFGCGGASDRAKRPIMGKISGELADFTILTTDNPKDEPPARIIDEIEAGIKNTNGRYTRIVDRRDAIRRAIEISGAGDVVLLAGKGHEPYQIVGHKFVPYSDAGFLRDEGLAE, translated from the coding sequence ATGTCTAGGCGGCTTTCCTCCCTCGCTCGTGCCCTCGAGATCGCGCCCGTGCCGGAGTGGGAGAGGATCGAGGTCGTCGGGATTGCCCAGGACTCCCGCCGCGTCCGGCCGGGGGAGATCTTCGTCGCGATCCCCGGGTTCGTCGCCGACGGACATGACTACATCCCGGACGCCGTCGCCCGTGGCGCCATCGCGGTCGTCGGCGAGCGCCGGGTGGAGGCCTCGGTCCCGCAGCTCGTCGTCCCCGACTCCCGCATCGCCCTCGCCCAACTCGCCGCTGCATTCTACGGCGACCCGACGCGGGAGCTGTTCACCGTCGGGGTGACTGGGACAAACGGGAAGACGACCGTCTGCCACCTCTCCGCCCACCTCCTCGGGGAAGGGAGGACCGCACTTCTGAGCACGGTGGCGCTGGAGGAGCGAGGGATACACGCGGTGACCACGCCGGAGTCCCCGTTCATCCAGCGGTTCGCGCGCGCGGCGCTCGATTCCGGAAGGGAGAACCTGGTGATCGAGGCGTCGTCCGCCGGGCTCGCCCTCCACCGGACCGACGGGGTCGACTTCGACGCCGCGGTATTCACCAATCTCACCCACGACCACCTCGACTTCCATCCCGATTGGGACTCCTACCTGGCGGCGAAGCTCCGCCTGTTCCAGGGCCTGAAGCCGGGCGCCGCCGCGATCGTCAACCGCGACGACCCGGCCGCGCCCCGGTTTATCGCCGCCACCCAAGGGCGCGTCCTCACCTACGCGATCCACCGTGCCGCCGACCTGCGGGCGATCGAAATCGAGTATCACCGCGATCGGACCGCGTTCACCCTGGTAGCGCAGGGGAGCGAGGTCCGAATCGAGCTCCGTCTCCCGGCCGAGTACAACGTGTACAACGCCCTTGCCGCCGCCGGAGTCGGGCTCGCCAAGGGGCTCGAGCTCGCGGAGATAGGGGAAGCGCTCCGGACCGCCCCCGCGGTGCCAGGGAGGCACCAGACGCTCCGCGCCGTGACCGGGGCGACTGTGATCGTCGACTTCGCCCATTCCCCCGACTCGCTGGCCCGGACACTCCGGTTCCTTCGCCCCCGCTACCGCCGCGTGATCTGCGTCTTCGGCTGCGGCGGCGCGAGCGACCGGGCGAAGCGCCCGATCATGGGTAAGATCAGCGGGGAGCTCGCTGACTTCACGATCCTCACCACCGATAACCCGAAGGACGAGCCCCCGGCTCGGATCATCGACGAGATCGAGGCCGGGATCAAAAACACCAACGGGAGGTACACCCGGATCGTCGACCGCAGGGACGCGATCCGGCGGGCGATCGAGATCTCCGGAGCGGGAGACGTCGTCCTCCTGGCCGGGAAGGGGCACGAGCCGTATCAGATCGTCGGCCACAAGTTCGTCCCCTACAGCGATGCCGGTTTTCTCCGGGACGAGGGGTTGGCTGAGTAG
- a CDS encoding CDP-alcohol phosphatidyltransferase family protein, which produces MKRLPDLLTASRGIIAVIVALLGLVGPDALEWVILLIIIGWTTDIMDGRLARKYQKEATWIGDREFAFDMVMVLGGLCYLVLAGFIPLAPAAAYVGVATLFIAYFRSKMVTMSFAFPVVALPLIVAYFNAPRAAWIFIAWIVLALLYDWKRFKGVVHEFIENAKALSHR; this is translated from the coding sequence ATGAAGCGGCTACCTGATCTGCTGACCGCCTCGCGCGGGATCATCGCTGTCATCGTCGCGCTCCTCGGCCTCGTCGGCCCGGACGCGCTGGAGTGGGTGATCCTGCTCATCATCATCGGCTGGACGACCGACATCATGGACGGTCGCCTCGCCCGCAAGTACCAAAAAGAAGCGACCTGGATCGGAGACCGGGAGTTTGCGTTCGACATGGTCATGGTCCTCGGCGGGTTGTGCTACCTCGTCCTCGCGGGGTTCATCCCGCTGGCCCCGGCCGCCGCCTACGTCGGGGTGGCGACCCTGTTCATCGCCTACTTCCGCTCCAAGATGGTCACGATGTCGTTCGCCTTCCCGGTCGTCGCCCTCCCGCTCATCGTCGCCTACTTCAACGCCCCGCGCGCGGCGTGGATCTTCATCGCATGGATCGTCCTCGCCCTCCTCTACGACTGGAAGCGGTTCAAAGGGGTGGTCCACGAGTTCATCGAGAACGCCAAGGCGCTGTCACACCGCTAG